One genomic region from Magallana gigas chromosome 3, xbMagGiga1.1, whole genome shotgun sequence encodes:
- the LOC117692977 gene encoding ninjurin-2-like isoform X2 — protein sequence MASDKTELVKDEILVPVPAEDEPNNVQTPAEKEDTTVEVRRKSTGIYSQGLINISLLSANATQLRSAQSDDKYKYQTTVIALIATSIFIQLLILLCLVALSIMPRRKLDHNEPYFVFKWILKKRVKSITLLLVSVLTAVNIFISTYHQAG from the exons ATGGCCTCCGACAAGACCGAGCTAGTTAAGGATGAGATTCTGGTGCCAGTGCCGGCGGAAGATGAACCAAATAACGTGCAGACACCCGCCGAAAAAGAG GATACCACTGTGGAAGTACGAAGAAAATCGACAGGCATTTATTCCCAGGGACTGATCAACATTTCCTTGCTGTCTGCTAACGCCACTCAGTTACGTAGTGCCCAGTCTGATGACAAGTACAAGTACCAGACGACAGTTATCGCTCTGATTGCAACCTCCATCTTTATCCAACTTCTCATCCTGTTGTGTTTGGTCGCTCTCAGCATCATGCCGCGAAGAAAACTGGACCATAATGAACCGTACTTTGTTTTTAAGTGGATACTCAAGAAGAGAGTTAAATCCATCACTTTATTGCTGGTATCAGTGCTGACAGCggtcaatattttcatttcgaCCTATCATCAAGCGGGTTAG
- the LOC105325179 gene encoding ninjurin-2-like, which produces MSSDKSELVLNEMPVAVEDEPNAKRTPTEKEDTIVEVKKNLTGVYSQGLVNISLLSANATQLRSAQSDDKYEYQTTVIALIATSIFIQLLILVCLVALSIMPRRKLDHNEPYFVFKWILKKRIKSVILFLVSVLTAVNIFISTYHSMV; this is translated from the exons ATGTCGTCTGACAAATCCGAGCTAGTTCTGAATGAGATGCCAGTGGCGGTGGAAGATGAACCAAATGCCAAACGGACACCCACTGAAAAAGAG GATACCATTgtagaagtgaaaaaaaatttgacaggCGTTTATTCCCAGGGACTGGTCAACATCTCCTTGCTGTCTGCTAACGCCACTCAGTTACGTAGTGCCCAGTCTGATGACAAGTACGAGTACCAGACGACAGTTATCGCTCTGATTGCAACCTCCATCTTTATCCAACTTCTCATCCTGGTGTGTTTGGTCGCTCTCAGCATCATGCCGCGAAGAAAACTGGACCATAATGAAccgtattttgtttttaagtggATACTCAAGAAGAGAATTAAATCCGTCATTTTATTTCTGGTATCAGTGCTGACAGCggtcaatattttcatttcgaCTTATCACAGCATGGTTTAG